From Halogranum gelatinilyticum, the proteins below share one genomic window:
- a CDS encoding ABC transporter ATP-binding protein, with translation MTSPRLSVRDLQVTYTTKHDAVHAVDRVSFDVQNDEIFGIVGESGCGKSTLASTILRLLDDNGEITGGEIRYGDWDLAAMSDRELARQIRGREISMVFQDPNTSLDPVYTIGRQLIETIRQHLDVSKQEARKRAIQSLADVGIPSPEDRLDDYPHQFSGGMRQRVVIAIALSCNPGLLIADEPTTGLDVSIQAQILDLLEDINDNHDTSVILITHDLGVVAEVCDRVGVMYAGNLVEISPVDVVYDDPKHPYTEDLLRSIPETHEMKSELTVIKGTPPDLRDPPSGCRYHPRCTKVCSDACETGDIPQVYRENGSTVRCYLYDPAENPEYEGSTEGDGERPDGQLEHPEGGEQR, from the coding sequence ATGACGAGTCCACGTCTCAGTGTACGTGACCTCCAAGTGACGTACACCACGAAACACGACGCGGTCCACGCCGTCGACCGAGTGTCGTTCGACGTCCAGAACGACGAGATCTTCGGCATCGTCGGCGAGTCCGGCTGTGGCAAGAGCACGCTCGCGAGTACGATCTTGCGACTGCTCGACGACAACGGCGAGATAACGGGCGGCGAGATCCGGTACGGCGACTGGGATCTCGCAGCCATGTCCGACCGGGAACTCGCCAGACAGATCAGAGGGCGGGAGATCAGCATGGTGTTTCAGGACCCCAACACCAGTCTGGACCCGGTCTACACCATCGGGCGGCAGCTGATCGAGACGATCCGCCAGCATCTCGACGTCTCGAAACAGGAGGCCCGGAAGCGTGCGATCCAGTCGCTCGCGGACGTCGGCATTCCCAGCCCCGAAGACCGCCTCGACGACTATCCACACCAGTTCTCGGGCGGGATGCGTCAGCGCGTCGTCATCGCCATCGCGCTCTCGTGTAATCCGGGCCTGCTCATCGCCGACGAACCGACGACCGGGCTGGACGTCTCCATCCAGGCGCAGATTCTCGACCTCTTGGAGGACATCAACGACAACCACGACACCTCGGTCATCCTGATCACGCACGACCTCGGTGTCGTCGCGGAGGTCTGTGACCGGGTGGGCGTGATGTACGCGGGCAACCTGGTCGAAATCAGTCCGGTCGACGTCGTCTACGACGACCCGAAGCATCCGTACACCGAGGACTTGCTCCGGTCGATCCCGGAGACCCACGAGATGAAATCGGAGCTTACAGTCATCAAGGGAACGCCGCCGGACCTCCGCGATCCACCATCGGGCTGTCGCTACCACCCTCGGTGTACGAAGGTGTGTAGTGACGCCTGCGAGACCGGCGACATCCCGCAGGTGTACCGGGAGAACGGCTCGACCGTCCGCTGCTATCTGTACGACCCGGCCGAGAACCCCGAGTACGAAGGGTCAACGGAGGGCGACGGGGAACGGCCCGACGGCCAACTCGAGCACCCCGAAGGGGGGGAGCAGCGATGA
- a CDS encoding ABC transporter ATP-binding protein: MTEPILEVDGLTKQFPLNSGVISRLLGNTRTLTAVRDVSFEVGRGETLALVGESGAGKSTVGNVVTRIHRPTSGVVRYRGNDIHELSDEGLREYRQSVQMVFQDPYSSLDPRYRVGSTIAEPLKIHTDLSKAERRDRVDDLLETVNLDPDFADRYPHELSGGQLQRVSIATALSVDPEFLILDEPVSALDVSVQARILNLLMRLQRERNLSYLFISHDLGVVKHLSDRVAVMYLGEIVEQGETASLFGGPAHPYTEGLLASVPQANPHVRRRGQRLTGEIPSPINPPSGCPFHPRCEYATEQCESDKPLLEPVFEGREASCHHWEDVSAFEDVDEIPIEEHGEATD, from the coding sequence ATGACCGAGCCGATACTGGAGGTCGACGGACTCACGAAGCAGTTCCCGCTGAACAGCGGCGTCATCTCGCGTCTGCTGGGAAACACCCGGACGCTCACCGCCGTCCGCGACGTCTCTTTCGAGGTCGGACGCGGCGAGACGCTCGCACTCGTCGGCGAGAGCGGTGCGGGCAAGTCGACCGTCGGCAACGTCGTCACCCGCATCCACCGGCCGACGTCCGGGGTGGTCCGCTACCGCGGTAACGACATCCACGAGCTGTCCGACGAAGGCCTGAGGGAGTACCGACAGTCCGTCCAGATGGTGTTTCAAGACCCGTACTCCAGTCTGGACCCGCGCTACCGCGTCGGTTCGACCATCGCCGAACCGCTGAAGATCCACACGGATCTCTCGAAAGCGGAGCGTCGTGACCGCGTCGACGACCTGTTGGAGACCGTCAATCTGGACCCCGACTTCGCCGACCGGTATCCACACGAACTGAGCGGCGGCCAGTTACAGCGCGTCTCCATCGCGACCGCGCTGTCGGTCGACCCGGAGTTCCTCATCCTCGACGAACCCGTCTCCGCGCTGGACGTATCCGTCCAGGCCCGAATCCTGAACCTGCTCATGCGACTCCAGCGCGAGCGGAACCTGTCGTATCTGTTCATCTCTCACGACCTCGGCGTTGTCAAGCATCTCAGCGACCGGGTCGCGGTCATGTATCTCGGCGAGATCGTCGAACAGGGTGAGACTGCCTCTCTGTTCGGGGGTCCAGCCCATCCGTACACCGAAGGACTGCTGGCCTCCGTCCCTCAGGCGAATCCACACGTCCGCCGCCGCGGACAGCGACTGACGGGGGAGATTCCGTCGCCGATCAACCCACCGAGCGGCTGTCCGTTCCACCCGCGCTGTGAGTACGCCACCGAGCAGTGTGAGAGCGACAAGCCACTGCTGGAACCGGTGTTCGAGGGACGTGAGGCCTCTTGTCATCACTGGGAGGACGTGAGCGCGTTCGAGGACGTCGACGAGATACCGATAGAAGAGCACGGGGAAGCGACCGACTGA
- a CDS encoding metal-dependent hydrolase family protein, protein MNDSDTETTELRAVRTKGIYDPEHRDYDRTVVVFEAGRVSEIRDDVPNDVPLVADHDGVATPGLVDAHSHATIRPWEGNQLGQLGAHRTTATVRAVNNLRTDLEAGTTTMRLMAEEGYLDVRLAEAEQSGELESPRLLPSGIHLTPTDGHGMVHSATDGVEEIRRRIRENMREGATHTKYFATGGISSDTGSPGQSQYSREEVRTIVDETHRHEKHVATHAHGGAGARMAIEEGVDTIEHANLFGDEEIDMLEGSDQYVVGNFAIGSHPRGIEAGDADNPAIMAKLRESRETSAEAWRQILQTDVNIAIGTDSMHGYMYYEAGKIVELGATTEQALNAATLDAARAIDREDEVGSVTPGKRGDLVLLDGDPTEDISALENPAGVFKDGVRVA, encoded by the coding sequence ATGAACGACTCAGACACCGAGACGACCGAACTGCGAGCAGTACGAACGAAGGGCATCTACGACCCCGAGCACCGCGACTACGACAGGACCGTGGTCGTGTTCGAGGCGGGCCGCGTGAGCGAGATTCGAGACGACGTCCCGAACGACGTCCCCCTCGTTGCCGACCACGACGGGGTGGCGACACCCGGACTCGTCGACGCCCATTCTCACGCCACCATCCGACCGTGGGAGGGGAATCAGCTCGGACAGCTCGGTGCCCACCGGACGACGGCGACGGTCAGAGCCGTGAACAATCTCCGCACCGACCTCGAAGCGGGAACGACGACGATGCGACTGATGGCCGAGGAGGGATATCTCGACGTCAGATTGGCCGAAGCCGAGCAGTCGGGGGAACTCGAGAGTCCACGGCTCCTGCCGAGCGGCATCCACCTCACCCCGACCGACGGCCACGGGATGGTCCACAGCGCGACCGACGGGGTCGAAGAGATCCGACGTCGCATCCGGGAGAACATGCGGGAGGGGGCGACGCACACCAAGTATTTCGCGACGGGCGGTATCTCCTCGGATACGGGGTCACCAGGCCAGTCACAGTACTCGCGTGAGGAGGTACGGACCATCGTCGACGAGACGCACCGACACGAGAAACACGTCGCGACCCACGCACACGGGGGTGCCGGGGCGCGGATGGCGATCGAGGAGGGCGTCGACACGATCGAGCACGCGAACCTCTTCGGCGACGAGGAGATCGACATGCTCGAAGGGTCGGATCAGTACGTCGTGGGCAACTTCGCCATCGGCTCTCATCCCCGTGGAATCGAGGCTGGAGACGCCGACAACCCGGCGATCATGGCGAAGCTCAGAGAGTCGAGAGAGACGAGTGCCGAGGCCTGGCGGCAGATCCTCCAGACCGACGTGAACATCGCCATCGGGACCGACAGTATGCACGGCTATATGTACTACGAGGCCGGGAAGATCGTCGAGTTGGGTGCGACGACTGAGCAGGCGTTAAACGCCGCGACGCTGGACGCAGCGCGTGCCATCGACCGAGAGGACGAAGTCGGAAGCGTCACCCCTGGCAAGCGAGGAGACCTCGTCTTGCTCGACGGCGACCCGACGGAGGACATCAGTGCCCTCGAAAACCCGGCCGGAGTGTTCAAAGACGGCGTGCGGGTCGCCTGA
- a CDS encoding aspartate/glutamate racemase family protein yields the protein MPSIAYLVPGVGLDDDELDRREAIANDLVTDDVRVVEAGEGPLSIESTVEEEWSTIGVMKGVAEHEADVDAFVIGCFGDPGLAAARELTDTPVVGPAAASFHTAVQLADRFSCLTILESTKPFTRRLVHEYGLGDRLASVPVVEAPVLDIDHGSDDIVQDMIDAGRDAVENDGAEALVPGCMSLSFMQVHDEIADAVGVPFIDPVTASLETASTWARHGMTHSRETYPSANREKLDGLLGSGPLTADDD from the coding sequence ATGCCTTCGATAGCATACCTTGTGCCAGGTGTCGGCCTGGACGACGACGAACTCGACCGCCGGGAAGCGATCGCCAACGACCTCGTGACGGACGACGTCCGAGTCGTCGAGGCAGGGGAGGGACCGCTCTCCATCGAGAGTACAGTCGAAGAGGAGTGGAGCACCATCGGGGTGATGAAGGGCGTCGCCGAACACGAAGCCGACGTCGACGCGTTCGTCATCGGCTGTTTCGGCGACCCGGGGCTGGCCGCAGCCCGTGAGCTGACCGACACCCCCGTCGTCGGTCCCGCCGCAGCGTCGTTTCACACGGCCGTACAGCTCGCCGACCGCTTCTCCTGTCTCACCATCCTCGAATCGACGAAACCGTTCACACGACGGCTCGTACACGAGTACGGGCTGGGCGACCGGCTGGCGAGCGTCCCGGTCGTGGAGGCACCGGTCCTCGACATCGACCACGGGTCGGACGATATCGTCCAGGACATGATCGATGCAGGCCGGGACGCCGTCGAAAACGACGGGGCGGAAGCACTCGTGCCGGGCTGTATGAGCCTCTCGTTCATGCAGGTCCACGACGAGATCGCCGACGCCGTGGGCGTGCCGTTCATCGATCCGGTGACTGCGAGCCTCGAAACCGCGAGTACGTGGGCGCGACACGGGATGACACACAGCCGGGAGACGTATCCCAGTGCAAACCGGGAGAAGCTCGACGGACTGCTAGGGTCGGGACCGCTCACGGCGGACGACGACTGA
- a CDS encoding ABC transporter substrate-binding protein: protein MSEKPMEKTMVNLSEMSRRDVIKTLGPAAAAVGLAGCMGGDSGGDGGSDGGGDGGDGGTTSTTTQSSSQPQVGGTLNAGMKVGIETMDGRSVTGLQSFQVFYNIYSKLMRWRRDGDELVLVGDLATEWEWEDDTTLVISLNEDAVFHNGEPVTANDVAYTFDTLYDQPQYTASLLFAQDVTVSARDEHTVEFDTGEQPFASLESTLGFIVGIINEKADKEGDMSSNPVGSGPFVFEEWVDGDHVYMNKFEDYWKEDEDGTQLPYLDRIEFTIYPDVNTKLTTLEQDQLDWIDLVPRREVERIRNHDTLVTEDSGQGAFMGIIQFNTTAPPFSDPNVRKAVLHAMDWDTVLEVAFHGVASRADNFPIPPQSGWDPDVEDPYQGQDLERAEELLAEAEVDHTAEFTNFVTRGDNIRITMQELLQEMLNQNLGMNFNIQIADGSVVFEEQSNNNFGFTVSGFNGMFDPDQMFSVNLVEGAFFNYGGYVNEEIQQLVPQARQTTDRAQREELYGQIMEQYIADAGKYYPYWDHAVQAMQPRVKNYKPLLDQEWWFEQVWLDQSM from the coding sequence ATGTCCGAGAAGCCGATGGAGAAGACGATGGTAAACCTCTCTGAGATGTCGCGCCGGGACGTAATCAAGACGCTGGGTCCCGCGGCTGCGGCAGTGGGACTGGCGGGATGTATGGGAGGGGACAGTGGTGGAGACGGTGGCAGCGACGGCGGAGGTGACGGTGGTGATGGGGGCACCACCTCGACGACGACCCAGTCGTCGTCACAGCCGCAGGTCGGTGGCACGTTGAACGCGGGGATGAAAGTCGGGATCGAGACGATGGACGGGCGGTCCGTGACCGGACTCCAGTCGTTCCAGGTCTTCTACAACATCTACTCGAAGCTGATGCGGTGGCGGCGCGACGGCGACGAGCTCGTGTTGGTCGGAGACCTGGCGACCGAGTGGGAGTGGGAAGACGACACGACGCTCGTAATCTCTCTCAACGAGGACGCCGTGTTCCACAACGGCGAGCCGGTGACTGCCAACGACGTGGCCTACACGTTCGATACGCTGTACGACCAGCCGCAGTACACCGCCTCCCTGCTGTTCGCCCAGGACGTGACGGTGTCCGCCCGAGACGAACACACCGTGGAGTTCGATACCGGCGAGCAGCCGTTCGCCTCTCTGGAGTCGACGCTCGGATTCATCGTCGGCATCATCAACGAGAAGGCGGACAAGGAGGGCGATATGTCGTCTAACCCCGTCGGCTCCGGGCCGTTCGTATTCGAGGAATGGGTCGACGGCGACCACGTCTACATGAACAAGTTCGAGGACTACTGGAAGGAAGACGAGGACGGCACCCAACTGCCGTATCTCGACCGGATCGAGTTCACGATCTACCCCGACGTCAACACGAAACTCACCACGTTGGAACAGGACCAACTGGACTGGATCGACCTCGTTCCCCGCCGGGAAGTCGAACGCATCCGCAACCACGATACGCTGGTCACGGAGGACAGCGGCCAGGGCGCGTTCATGGGCATCATCCAGTTCAACACGACCGCGCCGCCGTTCAGCGACCCGAACGTCCGGAAGGCCGTTCTCCACGCGATGGACTGGGATACAGTCCTCGAAGTGGCGTTCCACGGGGTCGCGAGCCGGGCCGACAACTTCCCGATCCCGCCACAGTCCGGGTGGGACCCCGACGTCGAGGACCCGTATCAGGGCCAAGACTTGGAACGGGCCGAAGAGCTACTCGCCGAAGCCGAGGTCGACCACACCGCCGAGTTCACCAACTTCGTCACCCGGGGCGACAACATCCGGATCACGATGCAGGAACTCCTCCAGGAGATGCTCAACCAGAACCTGGGGATGAACTTCAACATCCAGATCGCCGACGGGAGCGTCGTCTTCGAGGAGCAGAGCAACAACAACTTCGGCTTCACCGTCTCGGGGTTCAACGGGATGTTCGACCCCGATCAGATGTTCAGCGTGAACCTGGTCGAGGGGGCGTTCTTCAACTACGGCGGCTACGTCAACGAGGAGATCCAGCAGCTGGTCCCACAGGCACGCCAGACGACCGACCGGGCACAGCGCGAGGAGCTGTACGGACAGATCATGGAGCAGTACATCGCGGACGCCGGGAAATACTACCCGTACTGGGACCACGCCGTCCAGGCGATGCAGCCGCGCGTCAAGAACTACAAGCCGCTTCTCGACCAGGAGTGGTGGTTCGAGCAGGTCTGGCTCGACCAGAGTATGTAG